From Mycobacteriales bacterium, one genomic window encodes:
- a CDS encoding sterol carrier family protein, with protein MATLDELKAAYVAQQSALAAWLRQVPDAAVERPSRLAGWTVQQLAFHTTEVPRALTNAIAAPGASDRPLSIAGYTAKWRESVAEIEQRGRDGARGLSVPDIADRLLAEGDALMQALEGMTAEQVVAARRGPIRLGDMMTTRVNELVVHSTDLSASVPEIDPVAIDSGALGTACRMLAAILAERAPGRSVEVRVPPYAAIQCVEGPRHTRGTPPNVVEMPALTWVALATGRMRWADAVATGGVRASGERADLSALLPVLS; from the coding sequence ATGGCGACGCTCGACGAGCTGAAGGCGGCGTACGTCGCCCAGCAGTCGGCTCTCGCGGCGTGGTTGAGGCAGGTCCCGGACGCCGCTGTCGAGCGGCCGTCCCGCCTGGCCGGCTGGACCGTGCAGCAGCTCGCGTTCCACACGACCGAGGTGCCGCGGGCTCTGACCAACGCGATCGCCGCCCCCGGAGCGAGCGACCGGCCGCTGTCGATCGCTGGCTACACCGCGAAATGGCGCGAGTCGGTGGCCGAGATCGAGCAACGCGGCCGCGATGGGGCGCGCGGGCTCTCGGTCCCTGACATCGCCGACCGGCTGCTCGCCGAAGGAGATGCCCTGATGCAGGCGCTCGAGGGCATGACCGCCGAACAGGTGGTCGCGGCGCGCCGCGGCCCGATCCGGCTGGGCGACATGATGACGACCCGGGTCAACGAGCTGGTCGTGCACAGCACCGATCTCAGCGCGTCGGTGCCGGAGATCGATCCGGTCGCGATCGACTCCGGTGCCCTCGGGACCGCCTGCCGGATGCTCGCGGCGATCCTCGCCGAGCGCGCGCCCGGCCGCTCGGTCGAGGTACGCGTGCCGCCGTACGCCGCGATCCAATGCGTCGAGGGACCGCGGCATACCCGCGGAACGCCGCCGAACGTGGTCGAGATGCCCGCGCTGACCTGGGTGGCGCTCGCGACCGGCCGGATGCGGTGGGCCGACGCGGTCGCCACCGGGGGCGTACGGGCGAGCGGCGAGCGCGCCGACCTCTCGGCACTGCTGCCCGTACTCTCCTGA
- the purM gene encoding phosphoribosylformylglycinamidine cyclo-ligase yields MTGEVEGSATYAAAGVDIAAGDRAVELIKSRLTSTRAEVVGGLGGFAGLFRIDADRLLATSTDGVGTKVAIAQAMDRHDTIGHDLVGMVVDDIVVCGAEPLFMTDYIACGKVVPERIADIVAGIDAGCALAGCALIGGETAEHPGLLAPDDYDLAGAATGMVRADALLGPDRVRAGDVVIAMGSSGLHANGYSLARHVLLVVSKLSLDSTADLGEALGDVLLTPTRIYAKDCLALAVTVEVHAFAHVTGGGLTANLQRVLPPDSAAVIDRTTWTPGPIFDLIADRGNVSAEEMERTFNLGVGMVAVVPAAAASTALDLLAARGVPAWVAGEIRPAPRS; encoded by the coding sequence ATGACCGGGGAAGTCGAGGGGTCGGCGACGTACGCCGCGGCCGGCGTCGACATCGCGGCCGGTGATCGTGCGGTCGAGCTGATCAAGTCGCGCCTCACGTCGACCCGTGCCGAGGTGGTTGGTGGCCTCGGCGGTTTTGCCGGGCTGTTCCGCATCGACGCGGACCGCCTGCTCGCCACGTCGACCGACGGTGTCGGCACGAAGGTCGCGATCGCCCAGGCGATGGACCGCCACGACACGATCGGGCACGACCTCGTCGGCATGGTGGTCGACGACATCGTCGTGTGCGGCGCCGAGCCGCTGTTCATGACCGACTACATCGCCTGCGGCAAGGTGGTGCCGGAGCGGATCGCGGACATCGTCGCGGGCATCGACGCCGGCTGCGCTCTCGCCGGGTGCGCGCTGATCGGGGGCGAGACTGCTGAGCACCCGGGCCTGCTCGCCCCGGACGACTACGACCTCGCGGGCGCGGCGACCGGGATGGTGCGCGCGGACGCGCTGCTCGGCCCCGACCGCGTGCGAGCGGGTGACGTCGTCATCGCGATGGGCTCGAGCGGGCTGCATGCCAACGGCTATTCCCTCGCGCGGCACGTGCTGCTGGTCGTGAGCAAGCTCTCGCTCGACTCGACCGCGGATCTCGGCGAAGCGCTCGGCGACGTGCTGCTCACACCGACCCGGATCTACGCCAAGGACTGCTTGGCGCTTGCGGTCACGGTCGAGGTTCACGCGTTCGCGCACGTCACCGGCGGCGGGCTGACCGCGAACCTGCAGCGCGTTCTGCCGCCTGACTCGGCTGCCGTGATCGACCGTACGACGTGGACCCCGGGGCCGATCTTCGATCTGATTGCCGACCGCGGCAACGTGAGCGCGGAGGAGATGGAGCGCACCTTCAACCTCGGGGTGGGGATGGTGGCCGTCGTACCCGCTGCGGCGGCCTCGACCGCGCTCGACCTGCTGGCCGCTCGCGGCGTCCCCGCCTGGGTGGCCGGCGAGATCCGCCCGGCCCCCCGTTCGTGA
- a CDS encoding DUF3073 domain-containing protein has protein sequence MGRGRAKAKQTKVARQLKYSSGGTDLDRLQEELAAERAGASTYPPSSTNHSWAGDADEHDDESADQADDDDTDDDEPYAAYADDDEDEADADNASR, from the coding sequence ATGGGGCGCGGCCGGGCCAAGGCCAAGCAGACGAAGGTTGCCCGCCAGCTGAAGTACTCCAGCGGCGGCACCGACCTCGACCGTCTCCAGGAGGAGCTCGCCGCCGAGCGCGCCGGCGCCAGCACCTACCCGCCGTCGAGCACCAACCACAGCTGGGCCGGCGACGCTGACGAGCACGACGACGAGAGCGCAGACCAAGCGGACGACGACGACACGGACGACGACGAACCGTACGCCGCCTACGCGGACGATGACGAAGACGAGGCCGACGCGGACAACGCCTCTCGGTGA
- a CDS encoding DUF559 domain-containing protein: MSYVAPVAHRPGCLTREITVEDSDLIGLDGVLITSPLRTAFDCARWLSLVEAVVVVDALSHRAAITTDELAGYRADHRGLRGVRRVDDVLELVDPLSESAMETRVRVLMVRSGLPKPTSQLEIRDRDGRLVGRADFGYKEQRLLVEYDGAFHWEQRRADDRRRDAMRALGWTVIVLSADDYYLTPEATVARIGRALAARSTRLEASA, translated from the coding sequence GTGTCGTACGTCGCACCGGTTGCGCACCGTCCGGGGTGCCTCACCCGAGAGATCACGGTCGAGGACAGCGATCTGATCGGGCTCGACGGCGTACTGATCACCTCGCCGTTGCGCACCGCCTTCGACTGTGCGCGCTGGCTCTCGTTGGTAGAGGCGGTCGTGGTCGTCGACGCACTTTCGCACCGAGCGGCGATCACCACCGACGAGCTAGCCGGGTACCGCGCCGACCACCGAGGGCTCCGTGGGGTACGTCGGGTTGACGACGTGCTCGAGCTCGTCGATCCGCTGAGCGAGTCCGCGATGGAGACGCGAGTGCGGGTGCTGATGGTGAGGAGCGGGCTACCGAAGCCGACCTCTCAGCTCGAGATCCGGGACCGCGACGGCCGGCTGGTCGGGCGGGCCGATTTCGGGTACAAGGAGCAGCGGCTGCTCGTGGAGTACGACGGCGCGTTCCATTGGGAGCAGCGCCGGGCCGATGACCGGCGGCGGGATGCCATGCGGGCCCTCGGCTGGACCGTGATCGTGCTCAGCGCCGACGACTACTACCTGACCCCGGAAGCGACCGTCGCCCGGATCGGCCGGGCACTCGCGGCCCGTAGCACCCGCCTCGAGGCCTCCGCCTAG
- the purF gene encoding amidophosphoribosyltransferase, with protein sequence MPDEQPPRDACGVFGVWAPGEEVAKLTYYGLYALQHRGQEAAGMAVSDGTAVVVYKDLGLVAQVFDEPILGALSGHLAIGHTRYSTTGSCTWENAQPSYRPSPEGGGIALGHNGNLTNTAELAARLAEDQNDDRGDESPKATSDSDLITAMLAGHSDLSLEAAAMDVLPQLRGAFSLVFMDENTIYAARDRHGVRPLVLGRLERGWVVASESAALDIVGASFVREVEPGELVAVDEHGLRSQHFAEASPKGCLFEYVYLARPDTAIAGRSVQATRVEVGRRLAQQHPADADLVIPVPESGTPAAVGYAEASGIPYGIGLVKNAYVGRTFIQPSNTIRQLGIRLKLNPLRATIAGKRLVVVDDSIVRGNTQRALVRMLREAGAREVHVRISSPPVQWPCFYGIDFASRAELIANGLTVEQVCASIGADSLGYISLDELVSATTLPGDRLCTACFTGDYPIELPAPELLGKHMLEGISRVVESAPTLHEIATDPAYEPMLPGVGAADALQRP encoded by the coding sequence ATCCCCGACGAGCAACCTCCGCGTGATGCATGCGGGGTTTTCGGGGTCTGGGCGCCGGGCGAAGAGGTTGCCAAGCTCACCTACTACGGGCTCTATGCGCTTCAGCACCGTGGCCAGGAAGCGGCCGGCATGGCGGTCTCCGACGGCACTGCCGTTGTCGTCTACAAGGACCTCGGCCTGGTCGCCCAGGTGTTCGACGAGCCGATCCTCGGCGCGCTCTCCGGTCATCTCGCGATCGGCCACACCCGCTACTCGACCACCGGCTCGTGCACGTGGGAGAACGCGCAGCCGTCGTACCGTCCTTCGCCCGAGGGCGGCGGAATCGCGTTAGGGCACAACGGAAACCTGACGAATACCGCTGAGCTGGCTGCGCGCCTCGCGGAGGATCAGAACGATGACCGTGGAGACGAGTCACCGAAGGCGACCAGCGACTCGGACCTGATCACCGCGATGCTCGCCGGGCACTCCGACCTTTCGCTCGAGGCGGCCGCGATGGACGTGCTGCCGCAGCTGCGCGGTGCGTTCTCGCTCGTCTTCATGGACGAGAACACGATCTACGCCGCGCGGGACCGGCACGGAGTGCGGCCGCTGGTGCTCGGCCGGCTGGAGCGTGGCTGGGTGGTCGCGAGCGAAAGCGCGGCACTGGACATCGTCGGCGCGTCGTTCGTCCGCGAGGTCGAGCCCGGCGAGCTGGTCGCGGTCGACGAGCACGGGCTGCGCTCGCAGCACTTCGCGGAGGCATCGCCCAAGGGCTGCCTGTTCGAGTACGTCTATCTCGCCCGTCCCGACACCGCGATCGCCGGGCGATCGGTGCAGGCGACCCGGGTGGAGGTCGGCCGGCGGCTGGCGCAGCAGCACCCTGCCGATGCCGACCTGGTGATCCCGGTACCCGAGAGCGGGACGCCCGCGGCGGTCGGGTACGCCGAAGCGAGCGGCATCCCCTACGGGATCGGTCTGGTGAAGAACGCCTACGTCGGCCGGACCTTCATCCAGCCGTCCAACACGATTCGCCAGCTGGGCATCCGGCTGAAGCTCAACCCGTTGCGCGCCACGATCGCCGGAAAGCGACTGGTCGTGGTCGACGACTCGATCGTGCGCGGCAACACCCAGCGCGCGCTCGTACGGATGCTGCGTGAGGCGGGCGCGCGCGAGGTCCACGTGCGGATCTCCTCGCCGCCGGTGCAGTGGCCGTGCTTCTACGGGATCGACTTCGCATCCCGGGCCGAGCTGATCGCGAACGGCTTGACCGTCGAGCAGGTGTGCGCGTCGATCGGGGCGGACTCCCTCGGCTACATCTCGCTGGACGAGCTGGTGTCGGCGACGACGCTGCCGGGCGATCGCCTGTGCACGGCTTGTTTCACCGGCGACTACCCGATCGAGCTGCCCGCGCCGGAGCTGCTCGGCAAGCACATGCTCGAAGGCATCTCGCGAGTGGTCGAGAGCGCGCCGACGTTGCACGAGATCGCTACTGATCCGGCGTACGAGCCGATGCTGCCGGGCGTCGGCGCAGCCGACGCGCTCCAGCGGCCGTAG
- a CDS encoding Glu/Leu/Phe/Val dehydrogenase dimerization domain-containing protein: protein MSVFELGASHEQVVFCNDPASGLRAIIAIYSTALGPALGGTRFYPYDSEDDALADVLNLSKAMAYKAACAGLDLGGGKAVIIGDPATDKTEALLRAYGRFVQAVGGRYYTACDVGTYVEDMDVIARECSFVTGRSPAHGGAGDSSILTAYGVFQGMRAAAQVAWGVATLRGRRVGISGVGKVGHYLVEHLLEDGAEVVVADVAQDAVDRVRLLHPEVDAVAPDALIDEQMDVYAPCALGAALSDESVPRLSARIVCGAANNQLAHPGIEKLLDERGVLYAPDYVVNSGGLIQVADEIEGYIEARARSKATEIYDTTLRIFSLADAEGVPPSVAADRLAERRMEQIGALRRVWLPTR, encoded by the coding sequence GTGAGCGTCTTCGAGCTCGGCGCGTCGCACGAGCAGGTCGTGTTCTGCAACGACCCTGCGAGCGGTCTGCGCGCCATCATCGCCATCTACTCGACCGCCCTCGGGCCCGCGCTGGGAGGCACCCGGTTCTACCCGTACGACAGTGAGGACGACGCGCTCGCCGACGTTCTCAACCTGTCGAAGGCGATGGCCTACAAGGCGGCGTGCGCCGGGCTCGACCTCGGCGGCGGCAAGGCGGTCATCATCGGCGACCCGGCCACCGACAAGACCGAGGCGCTGCTGCGCGCGTACGGCCGGTTCGTCCAGGCGGTCGGCGGGCGCTACTACACCGCGTGCGATGTCGGCACCTACGTCGAGGACATGGACGTCATCGCCCGGGAGTGCTCGTTCGTGACCGGCCGCTCGCCGGCCCACGGCGGCGCCGGCGACTCCTCGATCCTCACGGCGTACGGCGTTTTCCAGGGGATGCGCGCCGCGGCGCAGGTCGCCTGGGGTGTCGCGACGCTCCGCGGCCGCCGGGTCGGGATTTCGGGGGTGGGCAAGGTCGGCCACTACCTCGTCGAGCACCTGCTCGAGGACGGCGCGGAGGTCGTCGTCGCCGACGTCGCGCAGGACGCCGTGGACCGGGTCCGGTTGTTGCACCCCGAGGTCGACGCGGTCGCACCCGATGCGCTGATCGACGAGCAGATGGACGTTTACGCGCCCTGCGCGCTAGGTGCGGCTCTGTCGGATGAGAGCGTTCCGCGGCTGTCCGCGCGGATCGTCTGCGGGGCGGCCAACAACCAGCTCGCCCACCCAGGGATCGAGAAGCTGCTCGACGAGCGTGGCGTGCTCTACGCGCCCGACTACGTGGTCAACTCCGGTGGCCTGATCCAGGTCGCGGACGAGATCGAGGGCTACATCGAGGCGCGAGCGCGCTCGAAGGCGACCGAGATCTACGACACCACGCTGCGGATCTTCTCCCTCGCCGACGCCGAAGGCGTCCCGCCGTCGGTGGCCGCCGACCGGCTGGCCGAGCGCAGGATGGAGCAGATCGGCGCGCTGCGCCGGGTCTGGCTTCCCACCCGGTAG